One Glycine soja cultivar W05 chromosome 7, ASM419377v2, whole genome shotgun sequence genomic window, ttttatccaaaatgaGGTTCCTAGTTTCAACTGAAAACactgaaaacgagattttattattttcaatttttggttcgtttgagaaaatattttcactgaaaatgttttcaaaaatccaaccaaacacatttccatcaccattttctatttccagtgaaaatgaaaacagaaaacagccaaaccaaacacccccttaattaaaaatgttgttGGGGATCAAAAACACAACTCAACAATGGCTATAATTGTTTATCTGGGCATTTATAGAGACTTGATATTTCAACATTTTAGTTCATGGACTTCTGGCTCTCTTTCATGGCTGTGGTTAGCACTTTTGTATATCTAGCTACCGTTGACGAAGTATATAAGAGGGCAATCCACACAGCTGTTGCTATCCTCACCGCCCTTTTGGCTGCAACCAAGGCAACTAGGTAAATTGAACTAGTGGACAAACAACTTAGTATATATGCTGCTAAAGACGTTTAAGCTTCATTCACAAGTATCTACACTGAATTGTGCAGGTCTTCCAATGTTGTTCTTGTCATTGTGATTGGGGCTCTTGGCCTTCTTATAGGATGGTTGATAGAAATCTCAAAAAAGTATAGGTCCCTCTCCTTTTCATTTGGATTATCGCTAAGTTTCATTCAAAGGTGAGATCTCTGTGCTTAGTACAATTTTTTGAGCCCGGCATTTTCCAGATAAGATAGTGATCAATGGTAAAATTGTGCACACTACTTTacttttgaagtattttatGTGCATGCATTGATTGCCAATTTGGGAATCCCTCCGGTGATGGCAAACTTTATTGCTGATAGAATCATGATCTGGCCGTATGGTACTGTTTAGCATGTATTCACAAAACCCTTTTGTAACTTACCAATTTGACACGATACTGCTGTTTTCTTGTTCATTCATGGTCTGACTCATGCATGTAGTCACTGATTTTGTCTTGGAGTAGGGCTTTTTGTCATAGACGCTAGAGCTGAAAAGCTTAAAATGCAGTTAATTCAACCTTCAAATagctttttgttttgttcattCGAGTAAAAAGGTTGATGGTGGGAATTCAAGATGAACCATACTCAGTTCCTTCCACAAATACCTTAATCTTATATGTTAACCAACCCCTTCAAGGTGGTCATTGTCATATCCTGTATTCATAACATGTTCGCAGTTTTATATTTTCACTTTAAACTTAGATGTGCTTGAGGATGAACAAATCCTGAAATAGCTTATGTTatgtcttaaatatatttaaactgcggttttatatttttattttaaacttgaatGTGCTAAAAGATGAATTTCCACTGCAGTTTGCAAACTATAAAGCAATGGTTCTGTAATCTAGTCAAGACACTTTTGAGACGGTTTCGCTGGGGTTTTCTGTTGGCTGGTTTCATTGCATTGGCTATGGCAGGATTAAGCTGGACGCTTGAAACCAGTGCAAACTACTGGTTTTGGCATAGGTATTACAATACCACTACTCTCTCTACTATCATCTTGTTTTTCTGTCTTCTCAGGCCTCATGTTTTGCTCTTTTGAAATGGTTGCAGCTTTTGGCATGTTACAATATAcacatcttctttcttcttcctttgctcAAAAGCAAACATTGTTGATGCTGAAGATTCATCATCACCTTCAAGTGGAAACTATGCACTGACTCGTCAGGATTCATTTCCAAGAGGTGATTAGAAGAACATATATGGGATTGGTGGGTGCAAAAAGGAAAGAGGTGGATCTTTTGGTATTTAATTTTTGCATTGATGAGACACAATTGCGTAGGTAAAAAGATATGGCTGCTGAGCTGAACTAGAAATCAACATAAGAGTGAATTGTGAGGCCTAAGATGTTAACAGGGATCAACAAAGCAGTCTCttgtaaattcttttttctcaCAGGATTTGCTTATTTACATTCATTATAGGGTATATATACTTTccgtaaatatcttttttatgccATAAGATAGGAGAAAGAAATCAAACAAGGGATACATTTAGTCAAGGATAAAATAGTTAAAGGGTATATGAGCTTTGGTCATGTAATTATAAACTAGaatattaatatttgatatCCTGGGAATTGTATATATGGAGAGTTCTGTTGGTAAAAGCAACTTCACGTAAATTGATGGGtcttgttatttaatttagcAGTCTATTGTTTCTCAAAAGCAAATACACGGCTCAATACGTGTTTGGAATACCAAGCATATATAATATGTAACATCTATCTACCtagggatgaaaaaaaaaatctatatccATGGTTACTCACGatttaaataagattatttttctcTACCCGCTTATAAATGCGTTAGGGCCACGTAATAAGGTACCCATGCTCGTGAACACCTACTGtgaaaattgtattaaaaaattgtaatatatatttcatgTTTTCAATTTGTTTACTTGATTTTagtatatgataaaaataagtcGTGCACCGATGCTGTAAGTTTTTCCCCTTTCATTCAATTACAAACTaatggtaatttttttactataattatactttttacaTAATATAAGGTAAATTTGTGATAATGTGGGTGTTCCGAAGGGAATGTTATAGAGTATATTGTaagtatttttcatttaatattatttacaatatgattgaataataatttaaaaaatatttatatttttaatgtattttaatttttagatgaaTCAGTTCTTCGATCAAAAGTTAAGaactaatcttttaaaatactaaaatccacttaaagaattaatttcttccaacaaatgttttttatatgcacacataaaaaatatatattttaattgcattattttactttcattatTGAGTGAAActtatatgaattattaaataatataagtttCAATTTATATTTAGTGAATCCTATATAAATTTTAGGTTGTTGCTAACAAGAACGCGCACTAATTAAAGAGCCAATAACACAACGTTCTCATTGAAGATAAAATTGGAATTgcgtataaaaaataaaaaagaatcaatttCTTAACGAGTACCCTTGAGTGCACTAATTAACATTTTCCTTCAAACATTAAGAAACAGTAATACCACACAAAGAGCTAGAGTGGGATTGTGTATTTGTCTAAACTCAACTCAAAAAGAAACACATGAGTGTGGTGATTTTAATAGCCTTCTTAGTAATGGTTAAATTAATAGAGCATGTTGGGGGCGAAAATTTATACTCGAATACACACTGAATAACCTTCCATAACCTTGAATTGTTGTCCTCGACCACCATCTTTTACTACACATTTTcggacaagaaaaaaaaagacaacaataaAAGTCAAAATAACACCAAAGCATGTATaacaaaacttttcaaatacACACTATATGACCTTCCAGAAGTTCGAATTGTTGCCCTCGACCACCAccttttactaaaaaaaatcgtGTGCATACAAGAAAACAAGTAGACAACAGTAAAAGTCAAAATAACACTAAAAGCATGTGTATAACTAAAATTTTCCATAAAATTACATAAGGAATTCATTTGCCTATACATTTTAGCTTCAATAATATAGttccattataaaaaaaaatacatatattaaataacttctaaacaaacaaattaaacaacttcaatgTGTGTCGCCTATACTTTgacttgatttatttaaaaattctcGAATTGAATAAATCAGTAACTTTTCAAAAACTGAAAGGTTAAAActgaataaagattaaaaaaaagttttaatgcATGGTATGTTAGGGAGCGATGGTTTGGAGGGAAAAAAAGGAgagtaaatttctttttttataagtgattttacaacaacaaaaaagttgCATGTATTTGTAACATTTAATTAGTATTAAGAAAAGTATGAACGGAAAACATATTAAAACTTCTCTGGTGTCCGTGTCTTACATGTCCCTTTCGAATAGTtaataaatcaaagaaaaacaGAAACTAAGAAAGTATATTTAACatgcaaatttgggtgttgtATTTTCTTAGAAGTAGGTAGATTTTACGCAAAATATTAAaagtactatatatatatgtaacttGCTTGGAGTTCTACGTACGACAtggcattattattttttgtttgcttgGAATTCTATGACAGTATGACCTGGCTATATCATATTCACAGAAGTAGGTAGATAGCATGAAAACATATTTACGTAAATACATacgcataaataaaaaaaagtataatacatttgtctaataaaaaaagtaaaatgtattgcttaaaaattaacaatttctaTGTTATCTCCTTAGTCAATGGTTATACGAGAATATATAAAACAAGTCAAAGATTAAACAAACAAATGCTGACAGACAACAAACAGGTGTATTGAATCATCTAGTAGTTGTCTTCTATCCACCGGTAATCACGTGTTGAATTATATTGGTttgaacacaaaaataaaactacttaatgaattaatttaatcgAAATAGATTCactttggaatttttttatcaattcgaACTAATTAATCTGATTATAAATAAGTTGGGGTTTGAGTTTATTGATTAagttgacatttttcaaaattttaaaaataacaattatactaaaaagatgtgatttatatttaatttattttaaatgaaaatattacggtttcatattaaaatatttttttaaaaaagtttagtgTTTAATACATGAtcggtattaaaaaaaaacttatactatTGATTAAGTAGAaatctcttttgtaaaaaaaaaaaaaaaaaagagtagaaaTCTCCcgaaatatgatttatttttttatgtataaaaccgTCACAGTTGCTATTGTAATGGCCCAACCAACCACTTGTTGCACTATCAACTTGGTTGTTATACAGGCAAGTGGCCATTTTGCTGCTCACGAATATAAATAGCATTAAGATCAATTTATTACCAACTGACCCACCTGAAAACTGATTAGAGTATCAATCGGgtccaacaaaaaggaaaaagtgaaGCATGTATTTAACCGCAAATGGAATATTATAGCCAAATAGTAATACACCAATCAAGTTTCCAATCATAAGAATAGAAGTTTTCCTCCTTGTGTTGttccaagaagaaaaagaaatgcacAATTAAGGAATGCAAGGTACTCATCATCTTTAAGGGAAGTAGCTCTCCCATTCCTATACACAAGCCCAAAACTCTCATGTACAATTTCCACAGAATATGAATTTCTACATGCCACCCTAGTCCAACACCAACCACCCCAAGTGCCGAAGTTGCCAATCATTATATAGAAGAATGGTTTTTCTCCCAAGGCCATGGTTTGTTCTAACTTACATTCTTTGATGCCAAGTGTTGCAACTTCAGCATTTTCACTTCTCTTTTATTGAGGTGCTTCTTTGGGAAGAAGTGGAAAATGAGCGAAAGTTCGAAGCTGATAGCTGCTCTCTGAAATCCTTGCGGATGGACCAAAGGATCTCAGCACATCTCTTCATAGTAGGCCTAATTTGTCTGCGTGGAGCCAAGCACTGTAAAGCTAGCTCAAGAATCTTTTCTAGTGCCAAAGTATTTGCAGTAGTCTGATCCAGTCTTGGGTCCAAGACTGAGATAGCATCTCCATCAATGAATCTCTTCATAGCCTGCACTTGTAGCATACAAGTTACATTAAAgaatgtgtgtgtctgtgtaaAGAGTATAATTAAGAACTTATTCAACAAGTTTATCACATGGAACTTACTATTTCACCTATGAAACTTTCTAAAGTAAGTTAAAAAGAAGTCATTTTGAGAAGGTGGAAACTGTGAAACTTATTATTAAAGATATTAACGATACATGCATTCACAATGTAAAGGTAATTTATATTAGGGTCTTGTTAACCATAGTATTGGTTAACGAACTAAAAGAAGATAGTATTTATTGTGGAGATCATGGGAGACTATAAAAAAAGTCATGAGCAGTGCAATTCTGCGCATCCcaataaaaatcttttttttttagtttcttaatcaatgacccaagggcattggttagcattttcttttatatcatcattcaatcacaaactgtgatgtatgataagtttaccaaattttataataattaccttaaaagtaataataataattttttattgattgacattgtaaaaacctttacagaAAATGCATGTATGATAAACTCTTACTAAAATAAGCTAAAAGGAGCTTATAGAAATGTCATCATTTTGTGAGCATTATTAAGCATCATGTAAGTCTTTTCAAATGCCTTCTCCATCATTCTTACCAACTAAAGCTTGGAACAACATGGATTGAGATTGTGTAATCATGAAGAAAAGATGCTTAACTACTGAGCAAAATGGAGTGTCATAGAAGATATTGTTGGTTttcatgaaattatgaaaaaCTACTAAATAGCAAActagaagaataaaatgaagGCAGATAGTACACAATACCAATACCCACCCATTTTGCCGTGATTCGCTCCCTGAGTTCAAATTTTGGTTCAATGGGGCGTCTGCCTGTGACAAGTTCAACAAGCAAAACTCCAAATGAATACACGTCACTCTTTTCAGTTAGTTGATAAGTTTTCAGGTATTCAGGGTCCAAGTAGCCAGCTGTTCCTTTTATTTGGGTGGAAATATGTGTCATGCCAGAGTCACTGTCAGGGGCTTGTCTAGCAAAACCAAAGTCTGCTACTTTAGCTCGAAAATTTTCAGTGAGAAGAATGTTTGAAGATTTTATGTCTCTATGGATGATAGGATGATCTACAAAGAAAATACAATATACAACAAATGTCAGATTCTTTTTCAGCATTCAATATGTCATCAAGGACGAATAAACCATCAATTTGTCCTCAAGTATTACCCTCTCCCTTAAGTAGTcctaaagtaataaaattatgtaaGTAATCCTCCAAGTATTAAATATCTATCAGTTTAATTCTTAAGTAGTtaagttaatatattttattaatgttcAGTACCCAATTTGAAGGGTTTTCCAATACTTTGAAGATTACTTAACATGATTTGTAATACATAGGTGATtacttatatatttcttttactttaagaACCATTTAGCAGAGAGGGTAATGCATTAAGGACGAAATTGATTGTTTACTTTCTCAGGGACAAACAACTATGAACTTTGCCATGACTGAGTTGCTTGATAAGCAGAGAGTTGTACCTATATACATATGAAGATAGGTGATAGCATGAGAAACATCAATTGCTATATCTAGACGTGCAGCAAGGTCCAGAACGCTTCCATGAATGCCTGTAATAATCTTTTTGGTCAAGTTGTAGTAGGCACAAAAAAGCCAATGCTGGAGGCAAGGGCAAATCACAAACACACAATAGCTAAAAGGCTAGAGAAACTCACAATCTAAATGTTCTCTAAGGGTTCCATTTGGAACATGCTCCACAACAATGATCCTTTCATCCTCTTGCTCCAAATATCCAAAGAACTTGACCAAGTTCAAATGTTCCACCCGTGATAGTGTTTGGATCTCGCTTTGGAACTCCACCCCCAAATGCTTCTCATACATACTCTGCAAAGCAAAAGACAATTAACCAATAACTTTTGGGTGCTTGTTATAGTTATTACTAAAATTCTCATGAGAAATGCAACACATTATTTTGAACACATTCTTTATTGTAGgcagaaatttattaaaatcacaaatttttatAGGTCACACTTCTTACTTAACAAGTCACTcataattttgtagtttttaacaaaattttaaccaatattaGAGAGTGTTTTAAAGAGTGTGCTGCTAGTACTCCTGAGTTCTAATTCCATGCAAATGGTGACACAATTTTGTAGGGAATACACtagaaacaacttaaaaaacCTTCTTAGCACGCTTTACTGCAACAACAGTCCCATCTAGGAGTTTGGCCTTATAGACAGCACCAAAACCACCTTGGCCAATCTTGAAAGAAGGGGAGAAGTTCCTTGTGACTCGGAAGATTTCCTCCATGGTGAACTTCACAATGCCTGGTTCTTTCGCTGGCAATATGTTGTATGAACTGATGCTGATACCTCGATTTGAGCCACGCCCTCTCTGACTACCAGCTCTTGAAGCATTCGATACAgctaaaaaacaaacacaagggATTATTCCAATTCATCCACTCCATTTGATAATAAGCATGAAGAAAAATCTACCGATATATAGTAGCACTTGAAAATCCATAATGCTAAAAACCTATAGAAAACTACGCAAACTAGTGACCTGAAATGCAATGCATTGACGAGGAATGAAGCAGTTTCTTAGCTCAAACATTTAGCAGCAGAACTTCAAAATCTGCCGTGTCTGTGAGACATATATAGatgctaattttattttattttttttggtgacaCGTGCTAATTTTGTTGATAAAACCAATCAAATCATTACCTAAATGCAATACATCAATGAAAAATTAAGGCCTGAGAGAAAGTGCAATCTTAGTTCAAAAGTTAAACCTGcacacacaaacaaacaaatggaTATTTGCTGAATATCTATGCGGTTATGCCCAAAACAGAAAGCTATGATTTTGAGAACTCTAGCACTTAACCAAATTCTCAAACtccaatttaaattttcttgacACTTCTACCCTTTTTCTCGGctgcttaaaaacagaaacttCATGGCACACAAGTTCAAATTCCGAGATCCAAAACAACAATAGAGGAGCACGTGTGTGTGCGGGCACACACACGTTCACCAAAAGAATAACCATTTTTTCACCTATTAATTAAtcgaaagaagagaaaaatagatgATGCAATTCTATAAGTTTATTTTAGTATTGTTATCCGATCAGAATTAGAGTTTCACTTCGAAAACTTATGTTGACATTTAATATGAACATTTGTTATCTGTGTTATCGCCGTAAAACTCTAATTCTAATCGGAAAAACAcgcttaaaagttaaaacagttAAGTCCCTTCATCTAAGTttagtccaaaaaaaaaagagagagagaaaatgaaactaGTACAGGAAGAAGACTTGAACTCCTCGGAATCCCCGAGGCTCTTGGAGTTGTCGAAATCCGGCCGAGCGAAGCAGCCGGCAAAGATTCCGGCGAAGGACTTGGCGACGGCGGAGACGGGGTTCCGGTGGGTGGAGACGGTGGAGGAGGTGCTCAGCTCGGAAGAGGCGAAGCTGGGGGAGGGCGGTGCTCTTCCGGGCGTGGTCCGGTGGTCGGAGCTGGATCGCCGGCGAGGAGCATAAGGAGATGTCATGTGTTTgtgttttagagagagaaaaatggcGGGCTGGTggaggagagagagagtcaaCTGAAGTGAAGTAAGAAAAGCATCGACTTCGCAATATTAAAAGGTGGGTGACGCTATTATGCGCCGTGGAAGCCAAGCTTGACAATTTCGTTGCTAATTTCAATCTCACGTTGTCttgtcttcttcattttctgtgGTTGTTTTGTTTCTAACGGTTTAACGTAGGAACCACTCAAACCTTAAACACATTTTTATGTATATTACGTAATAAACAAGAGTTTAAAAATGTTTGAAAGTGttttaacataaaaacaaacataCATTTAGTTTATCTATCATCATGGAGATATAAAATagattgaataattaaaaaaatcatagattcaatttctttgttaacaaccttctaataaattaatatttattgataaaaaaaaatacttaccaCCATATTTTCTAAAGGGGGTTGATTCACAAATGATCATAACAATTAAGGCATTCTTCAATGCGTTCGCGTAATTACggttttaaattaaaaccaCTTTAAACACAATTAAATTAGGGGGTGTAAATGAGTATTGGGTAGTATATACTAATGTCAATTCGTCTGGTgcgtgatttatttattttcgtttAGCTCTGACcgcgttttttttcttctaaaatgaCTAAATTCTCTTTTCATGGAACATTAGAGTAAATATTCGATGACAGATTGTTTTAAGCTAGCATGAATTGATTTGAAGTAATTAATGGGGAACGGAATTGTGttttaaatgattttgaaaaagaaaaaaaaagtcctcaacaAGTGTAACCTGAAAGAAGATAAGGATGTTTTAGATGTTTAGCAAGTGGCTGGAGATGCAGAAAAGGCAACATTTATTGCATTGACTTGGAAAGCTACTAAAGTTTAATGATTCGGGATTTTAAAGAGTCTCTTTCAAAGTAAAGTACCATATGAATCTGGcttttttaactttaatgattgaatattttaatgaattacGTTATGTTAACATTTAATGGTGAAAACAGGATTGTTTCAAAAAGATAGTATAAGGAtagttaaaaagaaataacagaaaaatcaaGTTCAATCATATTATGACCAACTTTAATGACACTCTTTGGACTAAGGAATAATAAAGGAAGTAATTgcgtaaaaattataaattttacaattgtcaaagttaataaatttttttcataatatagGATAATATTCAGAGTGTGGAACATTTTGCGAAGAGGTCTGTTTTGTGTGAGTGTTTTGCTGAGGGGAACGACGAAACACATATTTCATTAAGAGGAACAACAAAATAGGTGTATGTTTCGCCAACAAAAACAATGAAATATATGTAAATCAAGTTTTGTGGATTTCGTCATCCTTATTGACGAAATAGGTGACACTGTTGCTTTTTGTCTCATCCTCTCCCCCTCCCCTTTATATAACACtccttttgtataaaaaaatatatcaaaattatatttataaaaaatacatatatacaagagaagatataaataaatttagtcatgcaaaataaatatatcatacacctttataataacaaaaaaaaaaaaaataacaacaacacaaaaaatacatataaaaattgGGAGTGCCTTCAAGAGGAAATGGacgaaaaatatatcaaaatggtATTATATAAAGGGGAGGGGGAGAGGGTTGGGGggcagaaatttaaatggtacaaaaaagcaatAGCACCACCTATTTTGTCAATGAGGATGGCGAAATTCACTCTGCACACTGACCTACACCTATTTCGCTGTTCCTGATGACCAGATATGCACCTATTttgctgttttcaaatttttaaaacgcTCACACAAAACATATTCTTTTCACAAAATGTTTCAAAACAGATCCTATTcgagaattaatttttaaaagaaactcCTCAGGTCAATTTGCCATTTGGTTGGGGGTAAGTTGGAGGGGAAAGCATGGAAGAGCCACATTAAAGCAGATATTGAAAAGCGTGTGCAATTTGGTTGCGCTGGAATGCAAAAAAGTGGAAAGGAATAAGCTTAAAAGTGGGGAGACTAAAGTACTAACAATTTGTCTGTTTTCCTTGTTTTGGCTACAGATAAgttattctttttatctttgaatgtttagtattattaattttattaataataataaaaatcatataataataatttattattaatataataatatattatagttTAGTATtaatttctctcttcttcttttttttttttttacttttttagctatcaatcaattataattcaaatattttttttctattcatccTATATTTCTAccattcttttgttttctctccTCACAACCAAACCAAAGCTTAAGTAGggagagagttttttttttttcttacagatagagaatattataaaaaatctgttatgattttttctttaaaaaaaatataatctaaaaatttaacacaaaaaatcTGTTACGATCATATAAATAACCTCAAGAAAGTAACTAGTGGAGAATGTACATTTATTGAAAGgcaatttttcttccttttactCAAGCGCCTTGAGACCATCTTAAACATACATAGGATTACTAATTTCATAGACCAAATTTTGTTCCTCGTTATGATTGATTGAAGCTGTGTTCAATTTGGAGGTGGTTAACGTCTAATTTTCTAGGTTGTTGGTCGATAATGTAGACATTCCAAGTTCAATCGTGTTGAAGCATTTCAAATTAGGCTTCGTTGGCTTGAAAAGTCAAAACGGCTACTACCATTTTCTTCCTTTGCGTGTGCTAATTAACAAGTTAACACAATGAACAACCATGTGTTTTTCAacaccaaattttttaattttagacaaGCATAATCTTCTTCCGCGTACTAGTTCACATGACAAGAAGATGTATCTGAATAAACACCCCAGTTAAGtttaatcaatttaatcataggtagttaattttttttgccaaACTCAGTCCTTTACGGGCCTTGGATCAATGGGCCGAcccacaagtttttttttaaaaaaaaattgtttaatcacATCAACAGTATAACGTGTATCTTTGATTAGAAGTTAATTAACTGCTTCCTGCAGTTGAGAAGTTGATTGCAGATTATCATGATTTTAATTGTAGCTTAGAACAATGACACCTGCAGTTCAAATTTGACGTAGTCATGGCATTAGATGCAAAaaactttggatgctgctctACTCATAACAAGAAATAACTATGGCTGGAACGTTTGCTTAACATGTTAGTTCAAACATCAACATTGATATCCAAATTCTAAACCACCACTTAAGGTGCCCATCTTCGAAGGAAATGTTACTTAGATGTTCTTTATGTACTTTAGTATTGTTCTCTGATCAGAACTAGAGTTTTACTTCGGTAACCTATGTTGGCTTCTAATGTAAATTTGTTACACAAATTACCAAAGTGAAACTTGTATTCTAATTGGAGAACAACACCAAAAACACGTAAAGAATTGCATTTAGATTTTGTTCAATTGGATAATCCATGCTAGTGCACATTATGTAGATCATAGACTGATGCATCCTTCACGAATTCATACCACTTTTTTCCTTCATTGGCCAAAGCAGCATTTTCAATGTAGCATGCATTTCTAAAGCTTTAGGATGTATCTTATCATTAGATACGAATGAATGAACTTGATTAGTAATCTCTATCCAGCTGCAACCTGGGACTCTTGCATCACACTTGTTTCCCATCATTCTACGAACTCTTTCCACATCACTCCAATGTCTATGGGAAGCATAAATGTTAGACATGACTGCATAGTTTACATTCTTCTCTGGCTCTATGGTGAAGAGCTTCTCTGCGGCCCATTTAGCCAGTCCTATATTTGCATGGAGATTGCAAGATGCAACAAATGCTCCTAATGTATTTGATTCAGCTTCCATTGGCATTGACCTCAAGAATTCAAAAGCCTCATTTATAAGACCGTATCGTCCAAGAAGGTCAACAAGGCAGGTATAGTGACCTGAATCAGGAACAATCTTATACACACTGGTCATTAAGTTAAAGTAGTGAAGTCCCTTAGTCACAAGGCCACAATGAGAACAGGCAGAGAGAACACCAAGAAAGGAAATTTGATCCGGAATTATTCCACAAGATAGCATCTTCTCAAACACTTCAGTTGCTTCTTTGGCAAGACCATGGAATGCATACGCATTTATCAATGAAGTCCACGAAACAAGATCAGGTTCTCTAGTTAATCTGAAGCATTTACATGCACTAGTAATGCTACCACACTTGGAGTACGCACTAATCAGAGAATTAGCAACAGATAAAAATTCTTGAAATGATGACTTGACAGCAAAGGCATGAGCTTGCATTGTTTCAGTAATGGCAGAAACATAGCCACATAAACTAATAGTGCTTGAAATAGTCAGTTCATCAGGGGAAAACCCTTCACGAAGCATCTCTCTGAGAAGCTTCATAACCTCATTCCCTTCTCTACGATTCCCATAGCCAACAATAATGGTGTTCCATGCCACAACATTTCGAATCACCATATTATCAAATAGTCTGTGTGCATCcactatattttcattttttgcataCATGTTGATCAATGCACTAGCCACTAAAACATCTGAATCAAATGACAGTCTCAGAATATGACCGTGAACCTGCTTTCCAAAATCATAATATTCCAAAGAATCACATATACTAA contains:
- the LOC114418420 gene encoding calmodulin-binding receptor-like cytoplasmic kinase 2 → MTSPYAPRRRSSSDHRTTPGRAPPSPSFASSELSTSSTVSTHRNPVSAVAKSFAGIFAGCFARPDFDNSKSLGDSEEFKSSSSVSNASRAGSQRGRGSNRGISISSYNILPAKEPGIVKFTMEEIFRVTRNFSPSFKIGQGGFGAVYKAKLLDGTVVAVKRAKKSMYEKHLGVEFQSEIQTLSRVEHLNLVKFFGYLEQEDERIIVVEHVPNGTLREHLDCIHGSVLDLAARLDIAIDVSHAITYLHMYIDHPIIHRDIKSSNILLTENFRAKVADFGFARQAPDSDSGMTHISTQIKGTAGYLDPEYLKTYQLTEKSDVYSFGVLLVELVTGRRPIEPKFELRERITAKWAMKRFIDGDAISVLDPRLDQTTANTLALEKILELALQCLAPRRQIRPTMKRCAEILWSIRKDFREQLSASNFRSFSTSSQRSTSIKEK
- the LOC114418588 gene encoding pentatricopeptide repeat-containing protein At2g46050, mitochondrial-like, producing MLCKFHFKKQLRFPPIPYSFVTQCTHSWSIIRASVPVPDETHFRDPHTVHLFCANALKVSAKRALLPEGKQLHAHLIKFGFCHVLSLQNQILGVYLKCTEADDAEKLFEELSVRNVVSWNILIRGIVGCGDANENDSNQQQCFSYFKRMLLELVVPDSTTFNGLFGVCVKFHDIDMGFQLHCFAVKLGLDLDCFVGSVLVDLYAQCGLVENARRVFLVVQHRDLVVWNVMISCYALNCLPEEAFVMFNLMRWDGANGDEFTFSNLLSICDSLEYYDFGKQVHGHILRLSFDSDVLVASALINMYAKNENIVDAHRLFDNMVIRNVVAWNTIIVGYGNRREGNEVMKLLREMLREGFSPDELTISSTISLCGYVSAITETMQAHAFAVKSSFQEFLSVANSLISAYSKCGSITSACKCFRLTREPDLVSWTSLINAYAFHGLAKEATEVFEKMLSCGIIPDQISFLGVLSACSHCGLVTKGLHYFNLMTSVYKIVPDSGHYTCLVDLLGRYGLINEAFEFLRSMPMEAESNTLGAFVASCNLHANIGLAKWAAEKLFTIEPEKNVNYAVMSNIYASHRHWSDVERVRRMMGNKCDARVPGCSWIEITNQVHSFVSNDKIHPKALEMHATLKMLLWPMKEKSGMNS